Proteins co-encoded in one Nicotiana sylvestris chromosome 7, ASM39365v2, whole genome shotgun sequence genomic window:
- the LOC104238768 gene encoding UDP-xylose transporter 3: MSEGQRYQLGTIGALSLSVVSSVSIVICNKALITTLGFTFATTLTSWHLLVTFCSLHVAIWMKLFEHKPFDPRAVMGFGILNGSSIGLLNLSLGFNSVGFYQMTKLAIIPCTVLLETLFFRKKFSRNIQIALGILLLGVGIATVTDLQLNFLGSVLSLLAIVTTCIAQIMTNTIQKKFKVSSTQLLYQSCPYQALTLFIVGPFLDGLLTNQNVFAFKYTPNVLAFIVLSCLISVSVNFSTFLVIGKTSPVTYQVLGHLKTCLVLAFGYVLLRDPFSWRNILGIFIAVVGMVVYSYYCSVESQQKFTEAASQLSQVKEMESDPLLNVEKGNGILADSVVAKAPGWNSNKDFLA; encoded by the exons ATGAGCGAAGGGCAACGGTATCAGCTGGGGACAATAGGAGCACTGTCTCTGTCTGTGGTGTCCTCTGTCTCCATTGTCATATGCAACAAGGCCCTTATTACCACTCTTGGCTTTACGTTTG CTACAACTTTGACAAGCTGGCATCTTCTAGTTACATTTTGTTCTCTCCATGTGGCAATATGGATGAAACTATTCGAGCACAAACCTTTTGATCCGAGAGCTGTTATGGGCTTTGGAATTCTGAATGGGTCTTCCATTGGACTTCTTAATCTAAGTCTGGGTTTCAACTCTGTTGGTTTTTATCAG ATGACAAAATTGGCAATCATCCCCTGTACAGTTCTTTTGGAGACTCTTTTCTTCAGGAAGAAGTTCAG TAGGAATATCCAGATTGCACTTGGTATTCTTCTCCTAGGGGTTGGCATTGCAACAGTGACTGATCTGCAGCTCAATTTCCTCGGTTCCGTTTTGTCTCTACTTGCAATTGTGACAACTTGCATTGCTCAGATT ATGACCAATACTATCCAGAAGAAATTCAAGGTTTCTTCAACCCAGCTCCTATATCAGTCTTGTCCCTATCAAGCATTAACATTGTTTATTGTAGGACCATTTCTAGATGGGCTTTTGACAAATCAAAATGTGTTTGCTTTCAAATATACACCAAACGTGCTG GCCTTCATTGTCCTATCCTGTCTAATATCAGTTTCTGTGAACTTTAGCACTTTTCTTGTAATTGGCAAGACATCTCCAGTTACCTATCAGGTCCTTGGACATCTGAAAACATGTCTAGTTTTGGCTTTTGGGTATGTTCTCCTTCGTGATCCCTTCAGTTGGCGAAACATTCTGGGCATCTTCATTGCCGTGGTTGGAATGGTTGTATATTCTTATTATTGTTCTGTTGAGAGCCAGCAGAAGTTTACAGAGgctgcatcccagctatctcag GTGAAGGAAATGGAATCTGATCCCCTACTAAATGTTGAAAAAGGCAACGGCATTTTAGCTGATAGTGTTGTTGCGAAGGCTCCAGGGTGGAATTCTAACAAGGACTTCCTTGCATAA